In Prinia subflava isolate CZ2003 ecotype Zambia chromosome 1, Cam_Psub_1.2, whole genome shotgun sequence, the DNA window ggtttgcattctgactctgtcagtggtcctttgtactattgtatttatcttattttttacctttctggttgtttgttcttctctctctattaaattgtatttctgacttggagtctcactggttttgctttcaaaccagtacacttTTGCCAGCCCCTGTGAGTGCAAGTTATCAGAACAATTGCTCCTCTTTTCTCCAGTGATAAAGACAGATGACACTGCACCACTACCTGCCCTCCGTAGCCTCACATTTCAGTGGAAATCAGCATTTAAAGTGGCACATCTTAGAgcccaaaggagaagaaatctTCATGGAAAATAGTTCTTCATTTGTACGCAAGGCTCCTGTTGCCATCCGTAAATCACTCAGGCTGCCATTATAACCCAGAACAAGCTGCCATCACCCCTAAATACAGAAGATGGTGTGAAAGATTAACAGgacaaaaacaacaaagaagtcattaaaacacctagaagataaaatgcataaaaatatcTCCCCAAATTTCCTTGTGACAAGACAGTGATTGAGCCATAAATCAAAGTTCTTCTTCAGGGGATGTTCAGGGAGAAGGCAGTGCAGCATGTTAACATGAAGGACTGCAGCTCTTACAGTAatggagagaagcagaaaactgATCACTGCCCTCGGTTATTTTAAATGCActcttctttccttccagcaggaaaacaacaacaacaacaacaaaaatttaaaaacccaccaaactttgtttttaacagaatcAACATAAGTCAGTAGAATGTGGATTTAATGTTAGGTCTCATTTAATTAACTCTTAGCTTTTTCTACGTTACATTTGCACTgctaaaaaagcaaaattgtgATCAATAGATGTTGGATGAAtagattaaataatttctttgtcaAAAGTAACTTTCACCAGTACATAGATGTTCATGTTACACAGTTTTTGTATCATAGAAAACAAATAGTTATTCAAAGCAAACAACTCTGGTCCACCATGTACTCCCCAGTGATGATGCACAAGTACCAATGATAGAGAAACGTACTGTCCAGCAAGAATTTGCTTTTAAGGTcacaaaaataaccaaaacaacaacaatcaaaaccaaaaacaaacaaacaaacaaccccccccccccaactcTCTAATGTTCATTGCACTAAGAAATTCTGAAATCTATCAGTTTTTACTCTCTCTTTTTGCCCTACTACTCCATCAGCTTCATCTGAACATCCCTGAGGTCTGCAGTAAGTAGTGGGATGAAGATGGCTGTAAtaaacaacaagaaaaatgaTACCTAACACCAGGCTCAAAATAGTTAAGATGCTTACAattgtaaaatatatttgtttgaTAAAGGAAGGTTTCCAGAATATATATACAAACAAAATACCTAGAGTCACAACAGTGTGAGTGGCATAATAAATAGAAATCCAAACTTTTGTTCTTCTCCCCTTTatgttaaaaaatgaaaaaattagaATGATTCCAACTACAGTTCTGTACAGATATTCCATCTTCTTAGACTTACAAAATGTTGTATGCTGTTTCAAAGTCCAAGTGAAGCCACAAATCCAAAGAAATATCAGCAGAATTACAGAAATTCTGACACTTAGTAGAGTGATCAATGAAATACTGAGTATCCAAGAAGTGATGGTAAGCAATTTATAGAAGAGATACATGAACTTGGAAAGCACATGAAATTCACCTTTGTCAGGCAGAGATTTCCGTAGTGATATCTGATAATCAACCATTGATAAGGAGATACCACAAAAAGACATAATAATGGC includes these proteins:
- the XKR9 gene encoding XK-related protein 9, coding for MMKFTKQNFFVLVGGMIIYVVDIGVDFWVACRYFYQGQHSWSILILCFRGLSSIITQIFSYEWFKNDWEDTDTGKLKLVFLVHLFHCGIFIRYWFALKYGSQVAFKQTRSREAPEADPSNFIQKQAIDAMTDINMLRVFKTFLETTPQLLLQIYILMEHGKTHFYQYAAIIMSFCGISLSMVDYQISLRKSLPDKGEFHVLSKFMYLFYKLLTITSWILSISLITLLSVRISVILLIFLWICGFTWTLKQHTTFCKSKKMEYLYRTVVGIILIFSFFNIKGRRTKVWISIYYATHTVVTLGILFVYIFWKPSFIKQIYFTIVSILTILSLVLGIIFLVVYYSHLHPTTYCRPQGCSDEADGVVGQKERVKTDRFQNFLVQ